One Paenibacillus riograndensis SBR5 DNA segment encodes these proteins:
- a CDS encoding DUF421 domain-containing protein — translation MNYAEILMRTILSVGLLLLIPRILGKQTLSNMTSNDFVISITLGSLAANLAFNVNLKFTYLVLSIVVITATSFLLSFIALKSRRLRSWISGSPTVLIEEGKIMEANMRKIRYTMDSLDQALRKKEIFNIEEVDYAVLEDNGQVSVLKKEAYQSVTKQDLGLALKPQVFPVELIMDGKLVEDNLKQHGLTREWLEKELDKKQKGKTLADVFYAVKGTQQQLVFDFYEDGLQQPLDRE, via the coding sequence ATGAACTATGCAGAGATTCTGATGAGAACCATTCTATCGGTGGGCCTGCTGCTGCTAATTCCCAGAATACTAGGCAAGCAGACCCTTTCCAATATGACGTCCAACGATTTCGTGATCAGTATTACGCTTGGCTCCTTGGCGGCAAATCTGGCGTTCAATGTCAATCTGAAATTCACCTATCTTGTCCTGTCCATTGTTGTTATAACGGCTACCTCGTTCCTGCTCTCCTTCATTGCCCTCAAAAGCCGCCGCCTGCGCAGCTGGATTTCCGGTTCCCCCACGGTCCTGATCGAGGAAGGCAAAATCATGGAAGCCAACATGCGGAAGATCCGCTATACCATGGATTCGCTGGACCAGGCGCTGAGGAAGAAGGAGATTTTTAATATTGAAGAGGTTGATTATGCCGTGCTTGAGGATAACGGACAGGTTTCTGTTCTCAAGAAGGAAGCGTACCAGTCCGTCACGAAGCAGGATCTGGGGCTGGCGCTGAAACCGCAGGTTTTTCCCGTGGAGCTGATTATGGACGGCAAGCTGGTTGAGGACAATCTCAAGCAGCACGGCCTGACCCGGGAGTGGCTGGAGAAGGAGCTGGACAAGAAGCAGAAGGGGAAGACGCTGGCAGATGTATTCTATGCGGTAAAAGGCACGCAGCAGCAGCTCGTGTTCGATTTCTATGAGGACGGGCTGCAGCAGCCGCTGGATCGGGAGTAG
- a CDS encoding PTS sugar transporter subunit IIC, with amino-acid sequence MNKLIEWLKNDFSPKMNKVNNNVWVITLKDSVMQLLPFILLGSVFCLLTIPGDVYHIKNYPDFWVPFGWTMGMLSLLVSFLIPFNLMEKKKLRKQRFIAGCTSLITFLIIVTPQVVKDGTVGFKHSSLGTGGMFVAIIAALITGYIMSLFGKFSFFKEESVIPDFVRAWFDSMLPIGVTIILAWVLVDLVHIDIYNIILNIFMPLASVVETPWGFMLILFISCFLYSMGISSWILTPVTKPIFLAAIMANATAGAHNLVTAETIYSAYLWVGGVACTLPLAFMHLLSKSTKLKALGRASLVPSIFNINEPLVFGSIVWNPIMMLPMWINGLVLPLIVWIGTKVIHFGPIPKVVFDMWYVPFPISTWVTTGTITGIILMLIVVTAATLIWYPFFKAYEKQELEKELPQAN; translated from the coding sequence ATGAACAAATTAATAGAATGGCTGAAAAATGACTTTTCTCCGAAGATGAATAAAGTCAATAACAATGTATGGGTTATCACACTTAAAGATTCTGTTATGCAGCTATTGCCTTTTATTCTTTTAGGATCGGTATTTTGCCTTCTGACTATACCTGGAGATGTGTATCATATCAAAAACTACCCTGACTTTTGGGTTCCCTTTGGGTGGACGATGGGCATGCTTTCGCTGCTGGTTTCTTTCCTGATTCCGTTCAACTTGATGGAAAAGAAGAAGCTGAGAAAACAGCGCTTTATTGCCGGATGTACAAGCCTGATTACTTTTTTGATCATCGTTACTCCCCAAGTTGTAAAGGACGGTACGGTTGGTTTCAAGCATAGTTCTTTGGGAACCGGCGGCATGTTCGTTGCTATCATTGCCGCTCTTATCACGGGTTATATCATGAGTCTGTTCGGAAAATTCTCGTTTTTCAAAGAAGAATCCGTCATCCCGGACTTTGTCAGAGCCTGGTTTGATTCCATGCTTCCGATTGGGGTAACTATCATTCTGGCCTGGGTGTTGGTCGATCTCGTTCATATTGATATCTACAACATCATTTTGAATATTTTTATGCCGTTGGCGAGCGTGGTAGAGACGCCTTGGGGATTCATGCTAATTTTGTTTATCAGCTGTTTCTTATATTCCATGGGGATTTCCAGTTGGATTCTAACCCCTGTCACCAAACCGATCTTTCTGGCGGCTATTATGGCCAACGCTACCGCGGGGGCGCATAATCTCGTAACAGCCGAAACGATTTATTCAGCATACCTGTGGGTTGGAGGCGTGGCCTGTACGTTGCCGCTGGCCTTTATGCATCTGCTTTCTAAAAGCACCAAGCTAAAAGCGCTGGGACGCGCAAGTTTGGTACCATCCATCTTTAATATCAACGAGCCTTTAGTGTTTGGTTCAATCGTATGGAATCCCATTATGATGCTGCCGATGTGGATCAATGGTTTGGTCTTGCCGTTGATCGTTTGGATCGGAACCAAAGTCATTCACTTTGGCCCCATCCCGAAAGTGGTTTTCGATATGTGGTACGTTCCTTTTCCAATCTCTACGTGGGTTACAACGGGAACCATTACAGGGATTATCCTGATGCTTATCGTTGTCACGGCAGCTACGCTGATTTGGTATCCATTTTTCAAAGCCTACGAAAAGCAAGAACTTGAAAAAGAATTGCCGCAAGCCAATTAA
- a CDS encoding ArsR/SmtB family transcription factor, with the protein MDTTTFSALAEPTRLRMVEMLKDGPLSVGEIAEQLGLRQPQASKHLRVLLEAGLVEVEAQANRRNYRLRTEPLEALDAWLEAYRKMWNERFDNLDEYLRHLQSQGKE; encoded by the coding sequence ATGGACACAACGACATTTAGCGCATTAGCCGAACCCACCCGCTTGCGGATGGTAGAAATGCTGAAGGACGGACCGCTGAGTGTAGGCGAGATTGCCGAACAACTCGGGCTCCGCCAGCCTCAGGCCTCGAAGCATCTGCGCGTCCTGCTGGAAGCCGGGCTGGTTGAGGTAGAGGCGCAAGCCAACCGGCGGAACTACAGGCTGCGAACAGAGCCGCTGGAGGCACTGGATGCATGGCTTGAAGCCTACCGGAAGATGTGGAATGAACGCTTCGACAATCTGGATGAGTACCTGCGGCACCTGCAATCCCAAGGCAAGGAATAA
- a CDS encoding SRPBCC domain-containing protein, whose amino-acid sequence MSKMISRVEGLELVLERVFDAPRELVFKVFSEAEHLKQWWGPRGWIVPVCTVDFRPGGIWHYCMKCVDEKQGDFFGMESWGKGVYHEIVDGEKVVYTDYFSDAEGNEAEGMPSTLVTMLFEEYDGKTKLVSRSKYESAEALKTVMDMGMEQGITETWDRLEEHLQSVK is encoded by the coding sequence ATGTCCAAAATGATTTCCAGAGTAGAAGGCCTTGAACTGGTTCTTGAACGTGTATTCGATGCACCCCGCGAGCTTGTATTCAAAGTATTCTCCGAGGCGGAGCATTTGAAGCAATGGTGGGGCCCGCGCGGCTGGATTGTTCCCGTTTGCACCGTAGATTTTCGTCCGGGCGGCATTTGGCATTACTGTATGAAGTGTGTCGACGAGAAGCAGGGGGACTTCTTCGGAATGGAGTCCTGGGGCAAAGGGGTCTACCATGAAATTGTTGACGGGGAGAAAGTCGTCTACACCGATTACTTCTCGGATGCGGAAGGCAATGAAGCCGAAGGCATGCCGTCCACACTGGTTACGATGCTCTTTGAAGAATATGACGGAAAAACAAAGCTGGTAAGCCGTTCGAAATATGAATCGGCTGAAGCGCTCAAGACGGTCATGGATATGGGTATGGAGCAAGGCATTACCGAAACCTGGGACCGCCTCGAAGAGCATTTGCAGTCGGTTAAATAG
- a CDS encoding class I SAM-dependent methyltransferase encodes MLILQIITWLLALAVLLSVMWIVVDTWRNGISPMPASKAVRLAVAGEVNRVPGYGTIVEAGSGWGTLGLDIIRHCPGKRLTGIENSSLPLWGSQLLALIAARLQHSGNGREPLQGRLRFIRGNIYRGSYADADMVICYLFPGAMERLAVKFRQELPPGAVVISVFFALPDMQPVRTVTCRDTLQTKLYVYSF; translated from the coding sequence ATGCTCATCCTCCAAATCATTACCTGGCTTCTGGCACTTGCTGTACTCCTGTCTGTGATGTGGATCGTCGTAGACACCTGGAGGAACGGGATCTCCCCGATGCCCGCCTCGAAGGCTGTAAGGCTGGCGGTTGCCGGAGAGGTGAACCGGGTGCCCGGCTATGGCACAATTGTCGAAGCAGGGTCCGGTTGGGGCACATTGGGGCTGGATATCATCCGGCATTGTCCGGGCAAAAGATTGACCGGCATTGAGAATTCAAGCCTCCCCTTGTGGGGCTCGCAGCTGCTGGCGCTGATTGCAGCGCGGCTCCAACATTCAGGGAACGGCCGGGAACCGCTTCAAGGCCGGCTCCGCTTCATCCGGGGCAATATCTACCGCGGCTCGTACGCCGATGCCGATATGGTTATCTGCTATTTGTTCCCCGGCGCGATGGAGCGGCTGGCAGTTAAGTTCAGGCAGGAGCTTCCCCCCGGGGCGGTAGTAATCAGTGTTTTTTTCGCCCTGCCGGATATGCAGCCGGTCCGCACAGTCACCTGTAGAGATACGCTGCAAACGAAGCTGTATGTGTATTCCTTTTAA
- a CDS encoding PTS sugar transporter subunit IIB encodes MANSSEMLHVLLVCGSGASSGFMAANIRKAAKKRNLNMDIIARGEAEIENYIDDIDALLVGPHLAYIVDEIEELTRDSDVKVLLMKPSYYSTLDGEAALNDLLSELKI; translated from the coding sequence ATGGCAAATTCAAGCGAAATGTTACATGTGTTGTTGGTTTGCGGGTCGGGAGCAAGCTCCGGTTTTATGGCTGCCAATATTCGCAAGGCCGCCAAAAAGAGAAACCTGAATATGGATATCATAGCCAGAGGGGAAGCGGAAATCGAAAATTATATCGATGATATCGATGCTTTGTTAGTCGGTCCCCACTTGGCTTATATCGTTGATGAAATCGAAGAGCTTACCAGAGATTCCGATGTCAAAGTGCTCTTAATGAAGCCTTCTTATTATTCCACCTTAGATGGGGAAGCCGCTTTAAATGATTTGCTGAGCGAATTGAAAATTTAA
- a CDS encoding glycoside hydrolase family 1 protein → MKNIPTGFPSDFLWGGAVAANQLEGAYNVDGKGLSVADINEYMDGIPLDKKSNLELTTDYINEAIKSEDRIFPKRWGIDFYHTYKEDLKLLGELGLKTFRTSINWTRIFPNGDEAQPNEAGLKFYDDLIDEIIANGMEPMITLSHYEMPLHLTTAYKGWYSRELIDLFVRFGQVVFDRYHKKVKYWIIVNQINLIDHESFNHLGIAEDVVEDLASAKYQALHHEFVACGLITKYAKSLDSSLQIGMMLCGGPAYPATCRPEDIFATVRRNQMEYFFSDILLRGYYPGYAFRYFADNNITVEFAEGDEEALKNTADFMSFSYYYTRIYDAESMKNKTGPYRNTELPANPWGWTIDPIGLRTFLNLFYDRYQCPIYITENGIGYHDTLEEDGSIHDSYRVDYYRAHIEQMKEAIKDGVDLRGYYAWGPIDIISCSSSEMSKRYGFIYVDQDDRGNGSKKRLKKDSFSWMQKVIASNGENLD, encoded by the coding sequence ATGAAGAACATTCCAACAGGATTCCCATCCGATTTTTTATGGGGGGGAGCCGTTGCCGCCAATCAACTCGAAGGTGCTTACAATGTAGACGGAAAAGGTTTAAGCGTAGCAGATATTAATGAATATATGGATGGAATTCCTTTAGATAAGAAGTCGAATTTGGAGCTGACTACGGACTATATTAATGAAGCTATTAAAAGCGAAGACCGGATTTTCCCGAAACGTTGGGGAATTGATTTCTATCACACCTATAAAGAAGACTTGAAGCTGTTAGGGGAACTGGGACTCAAAACCTTCCGCACCTCGATTAACTGGACAAGAATTTTTCCGAATGGCGACGAAGCTCAGCCTAATGAAGCAGGCTTGAAATTTTATGATGACCTGATCGACGAGATTATAGCGAACGGCATGGAGCCGATGATCACCCTATCGCATTATGAAATGCCGCTTCATTTAACAACGGCTTATAAAGGGTGGTACTCCAGAGAACTGATTGATTTATTTGTCCGTTTCGGCCAAGTGGTTTTTGACCGGTATCATAAAAAAGTGAAATATTGGATTATTGTCAATCAAATCAATTTGATTGATCATGAATCCTTCAACCACCTGGGCATTGCGGAGGATGTGGTGGAGGATTTGGCCTCCGCCAAATACCAAGCCTTGCATCATGAATTTGTTGCCTGCGGCCTGATCACGAAATATGCCAAAAGCCTGGATTCCAGCTTGCAAATCGGGATGATGCTGTGTGGGGGACCGGCTTATCCGGCTACCTGCCGGCCGGAAGACATCTTTGCCACCGTGCGCAGAAATCAAATGGAGTACTTTTTCTCCGATATTCTGCTTCGCGGATATTATCCGGGTTATGCTTTCCGTTATTTCGCCGACAATAACATCACTGTCGAATTTGCAGAGGGCGATGAAGAGGCACTGAAAAATACGGCGGACTTTATGTCCTTCTCCTACTACTATACCCGCATTTATGATGCAGAAAGCATGAAGAACAAAACAGGACCTTACCGCAATACTGAACTTCCGGCCAACCCTTGGGGATGGACGATTGATCCGATCGGTCTGCGCACTTTTCTCAACCTGTTTTATGACCGGTATCAGTGCCCTATTTATATCACGGAAAACGGGATCGGCTACCATGACACCTTGGAAGAAGACGGTTCCATCCATGATTCCTACCGGGTTGACTATTACCGGGCCCATATTGAACAAATGAAAGAGGCCATTAAAGACGGGGTGGATTTAAGAGGTTATTATGCTTGGGGCCCAATTGATATTATTAGCTGTTCTTCCTCGGAAATGAGCAAACGCTACGGATTTATTTATGTCGACCAGGATGACCGCGGCAACGGTAGTAAAAAGCGTCTCAAAAAAGACAGTTTTTCTTGGATGCAAAAAGTGATCGCTTCCAATGGAGAAAATTTAGATTGA
- a CDS encoding MerR family transcriptional regulator encodes MIKIFTIGQVAAKVGLNIGAIRFYERKGLLDPVVRNEQNNRLYTDDEINWLIFLRCLRETGMSVEEIKKYYDMVKAGTSTLPERIKLIQDQKQALLDDIDKKKAQLVHLEHKLERYYRGENY; translated from the coding sequence GTGATTAAGATTTTTACGATAGGACAAGTCGCCGCAAAAGTAGGGCTCAACATAGGGGCAATCCGTTTTTATGAGAGAAAGGGTCTGCTCGATCCGGTTGTCCGCAACGAACAGAACAATCGGCTGTATACCGATGACGAGATTAATTGGCTGATCTTTCTTAGATGCCTGCGTGAAACCGGAATGAGTGTAGAGGAGATTAAGAAGTACTACGACATGGTCAAAGCCGGAACATCCACCTTGCCTGAGAGGATCAAGCTCATCCAGGACCAGAAACAAGCCCTGCTGGACGATATCGACAAGAAAAAAGCTCAACTCGTTCACTTGGAGCACAAGCTTGAGCGTTATTACCGCGGGGAGAATTATTAA
- a CDS encoding BglG family transcription antiterminator codes for MKTQYIDLIQYLSSQNNKWVSSQSLASKYDVSKRTIKSYISEINAIHHGLILSSNKGYKVDTHQVNRFLTSEQKAIPQTQPERMAYILKKLVQTNEPIYIYDLSDALFISESTLRLDLKLVKEKLTKNNLELQLIKDHVRLQGKEKDKRKLMSSILYEEANGSFIDIDKIKGVYKELNIDYIREVVIGTFSAHHFFTNDYYLTDVIIHITIALDRMKHDFQFLNKTLNYSMDNNAFLIAKEIASKLESYFHVTYPEEEIADLAILISCNGTNVNFTQIEVSDLENIAGIDCIDLVSEIAVDLDKYYYISIADSDFITRFTLHVKNLLMRLKNHHSTKNPLTNSIKRECPLIYDCAVHASHVIKERTGYTISDDEIAYLAFHLGYAIELQRQSNVKISCTVLFPLYYNMNVQIINKLQQYFGDDISIHSIVTDESDLSHATSDFIISSAQLHKIPEVPYVVITPFFIESDREKVSDKIFELKEQKKKNQFKINLESFLDERHFCSSTKRSDKEDVLRFICQIMNQDGYTDDDFFCKIMEREAMSSTAFGQVAIPHAIKMDSRKTGMFIYLNPNGIQWDTSTVKIVLLLTVSGEDRKIFRDVFDALATILTDDKNVNLLSSMHSFDDFINKLIACWE; via the coding sequence ATGAAAACGCAGTATATTGATTTGATTCAATATTTAAGCTCACAAAACAATAAATGGGTATCATCACAAAGTTTGGCGAGCAAATATGACGTGTCCAAGCGCACCATCAAATCTTATATCAGTGAAATTAATGCTATTCACCACGGGTTAATCCTATCGTCGAATAAAGGTTATAAGGTTGATACCCATCAAGTAAACAGGTTTCTAACCAGTGAACAAAAAGCCATCCCGCAAACCCAACCCGAAAGAATGGCTTATATTCTGAAAAAACTGGTGCAAACCAATGAGCCCATTTACATTTACGATTTAAGTGACGCTCTTTTTATCAGCGAATCAACGCTTAGACTTGATTTAAAGCTGGTCAAAGAAAAACTTACCAAGAATAATTTGGAATTGCAGTTGATTAAGGATCATGTTCGTTTACAGGGGAAAGAAAAAGATAAACGCAAGTTAATGAGTAGTATTTTATACGAAGAGGCTAATGGAAGTTTTATTGATATTGATAAAATCAAAGGAGTTTATAAAGAGTTAAATATCGATTACATTCGGGAAGTTGTCATTGGAACCTTTTCTGCGCATCACTTTTTTACGAATGATTATTATTTAACCGACGTGATTATCCACATCACCATTGCATTGGACAGAATGAAACATGATTTTCAGTTTTTAAATAAAACCTTGAATTATAGCATGGACAACAACGCATTTTTAATCGCTAAAGAAATCGCCTCAAAATTAGAATCGTATTTTCATGTAACCTATCCGGAAGAAGAAATCGCTGACTTGGCGATCTTAATTTCGTGCAATGGGACCAATGTTAACTTTACGCAAATTGAAGTAAGCGACCTGGAAAATATCGCCGGTATAGATTGCATTGATTTGGTAAGTGAAATAGCCGTTGACCTGGACAAGTATTACTATATCAGTATCGCCGATTCTGATTTTATTACACGTTTTACACTACATGTAAAAAACCTTTTAATGAGATTAAAAAATCATCATTCAACGAAAAATCCATTAACGAACAGTATCAAAAGAGAATGTCCGCTCATTTATGATTGCGCTGTTCATGCTTCACATGTGATTAAAGAACGAACCGGTTATACCATTAGCGATGATGAAATTGCTTATTTGGCTTTTCACCTGGGGTATGCCATTGAATTGCAGCGGCAATCGAACGTAAAAATCTCGTGCACGGTGCTGTTTCCGCTTTACTACAATATGAATGTGCAAATCATCAATAAATTACAGCAGTATTTTGGCGATGATATTTCGATTCACTCGATTGTAACGGATGAGAGCGATTTGAGTCATGCAACAAGTGATTTTATTATTTCCTCTGCCCAATTGCATAAGATTCCGGAAGTGCCCTATGTCGTGATTACCCCATTTTTTATCGAAAGCGACCGGGAAAAAGTATCGGACAAAATTTTTGAATTAAAAGAACAAAAAAAGAAAAATCAGTTTAAAATCAATTTAGAATCCTTTTTGGACGAAAGGCATTTTTGCAGCTCTACAAAACGGTCTGACAAAGAAGACGTTTTACGTTTTATATGTCAAATTATGAATCAAGACGGTTATACGGACGATGATTTCTTCTGCAAAATTATGGAGCGGGAAGCCATGTCATCTACTGCGTTCGGACAAGTTGCTATCCCTCATGCGATAAAAATGGACTCCCGTAAAACAGGTATGTTCATTTATTTAAATCCAAATGGAATTCAATGGGATACTTCTACCGTGAAAATTGTATTATTACTCACCGTAAGCGGAGAGGACCGAAAAATATTCCGCGATGTATTCGATGCACTCGCCACCATATTGACGGACGATAAAAATGTGAACCTGTTATCTTCTATGCATAGCTTCGATGATTTCATCAATAAATTAATCGCTTGCTGGGAATAA
- a CDS encoding PTS lactose/cellobiose transporter subunit IIA yields MTSEEVAQDAMQIILHAGEARKHCTDALKDIEKSDFAGAKEKMKLANAEIVIAHRVQTNCIQKETEGAKGEYSVLFAHAQDTLMTIYSEINIAKRLIDIFESFNQRLTQLEMINK; encoded by the coding sequence ATGACTTCTGAAGAAGTGGCTCAAGATGCAATGCAAATCATTTTGCACGCAGGGGAAGCAAGAAAGCATTGTACGGATGCGCTAAAGGATATTGAAAAAAGCGACTTTGCCGGGGCTAAGGAGAAGATGAAATTAGCCAATGCGGAAATTGTCATCGCTCATCGCGTGCAAACGAATTGCATCCAAAAAGAAACCGAAGGGGCGAAAGGGGAGTACTCCGTTTTATTTGCCCATGCCCAAGACACGTTAATGACAATTTATAGTGAAATTAATATTGCCAAGCGGTTAATTGATATTTTCGAGAGCTTTAATCAGAGGCTGACCCAACTGGAAATGATCAATAAATAA
- a CDS encoding DUF2252 domain-containing protein: MIDKSITEGVIRTRTKLRKDLLISIFDEFDGSIMGLSPEKRAEKYLKMSQSAFSFYRGSAYLFYFDTTRQYFPYHTAEDRPTWIQGDLHFENFGAIRSSDGEIVYDVNDFDEGYVGSYLYDLLRMAGSIALVGRQLGYGEAEQLSCIERFVQAYARQIRRFAQGKDNPATYVMDEGRAKGPVKKLLRKLEKRRQAHFLEKVTAQMQTGRVFLENSELAVPGQAEQSLLESAWAFYIQTITSRSQDENHYRMKDIAVKHGSGTASIGLDRYYILIEGGQEHEDTDDTVLEVKEVRVPVPAYFMPYSESFWQYFGHQGKRVTATQQAMHHKADPYLGFLTLEGRHFYVRERSPYKKRLKLKDISSPEDMNRVLEGMGCLTAKMHARADIDVDQGILPYHSEEEIAKAMGQDPDAFARYLSRWAYGYADQVEKDFVVFTEWVSRNGSAVLA, from the coding sequence ATGATCGACAAGTCCATTACCGAAGGCGTCATCCGCACCCGCACCAAACTGCGCAAGGATCTGCTGATCTCTATCTTCGATGAATTCGACGGCAGCATTATGGGGCTCAGCCCGGAGAAACGGGCGGAGAAATATTTGAAAATGTCGCAGAGCGCTTTTTCCTTTTACCGGGGCAGTGCCTACTTATTCTATTTCGATACAACCCGCCAGTATTTCCCGTACCACACTGCAGAGGACCGGCCTACCTGGATTCAGGGGGATCTGCACTTCGAGAACTTCGGCGCGATCCGTAGCAGTGACGGGGAAATCGTCTATGACGTCAATGATTTCGATGAGGGCTATGTGGGTTCTTATCTCTACGATCTTCTGCGCATGGCGGGCAGTATCGCTCTGGTGGGCAGACAGCTCGGTTACGGTGAAGCTGAACAGCTAAGCTGTATTGAGCGCTTCGTACAGGCCTATGCCAGACAGATCCGCCGGTTCGCGCAGGGCAAGGACAACCCAGCCACTTATGTGATGGATGAGGGAAGGGCCAAAGGTCCGGTGAAAAAGCTCCTCCGCAAGCTGGAGAAACGCAGACAGGCACATTTTCTGGAGAAGGTTACGGCTCAAATGCAGACTGGCCGGGTGTTTCTGGAGAATTCCGAGCTGGCCGTTCCGGGGCAGGCCGAACAGTCCCTTCTGGAGAGCGCCTGGGCATTCTATATACAGACCATCACTTCCCGCAGCCAGGACGAGAATCACTACCGGATGAAGGACATTGCCGTCAAGCATGGCTCAGGAACCGCCTCCATTGGGCTGGACCGCTATTACATCCTCATTGAGGGTGGACAGGAGCACGAGGATACAGACGATACAGTTCTTGAGGTAAAAGAGGTCCGGGTGCCGGTGCCAGCCTATTTCATGCCCTATTCCGAATCCTTCTGGCAGTATTTTGGACATCAGGGGAAGCGTGTAACAGCGACACAGCAGGCCATGCACCACAAGGCCGATCCATATCTGGGTTTTCTTACGCTGGAGGGAAGACATTTTTATGTAAGAGAACGTTCGCCTTATAAAAAAAGATTGAAGCTGAAAGACATCTCCAGTCCAGAGGATATGAACCGTGTGCTTGAGGGGATGGGCTGCCTGACCGCCAAAATGCATGCCCGGGCCGATATAGATGTAGACCAGGGGATTCTTCCTTATCATAGCGAGGAGGAAATCGCCAAGGCCATGGGGCAGGACCCGGATGCTTTTGCCCGTTATCTCTCCCGGTGGGCTTATGGGTATGCCGATCAGGTGGAGAAGGATTTTGTTGTGTTCACGGAATGGGTGAGCAGAAATGGCAGTGCCGTCCTTGCATAA
- a CDS encoding SDR family NAD(P)-dependent oxidoreductase produces the protein MTKIALVTGANKGIGFEIARQLGEAGWKVLLGARSIERGKAAVAELTSQGLDVEFLQIDMTSLESIEQAAGTLRNNYPGLTLLINNAGMPGAFSSSFSNTQEEHLREAFEVNFFGTFRLNQRLLPLITENDGTIVNVSTDMASLHFMQNAEYALNAFDYNSSKTANNAMTVAMAIELKNSKAQVFAVTPGFTKTDLNGNAEGGKSKEAGAAIIVGYATDGKRHNGEFLDINGVYAW, from the coding sequence ATGACAAAAATTGCTTTGGTAACGGGTGCGAATAAAGGGATTGGATTCGAAATCGCCAGACAGCTTGGTGAAGCAGGCTGGAAAGTATTGCTGGGCGCACGCAGCATCGAACGGGGGAAAGCAGCCGTTGCTGAATTAACCAGCCAAGGATTGGATGTGGAGTTCCTGCAGATTGACATGACAAGTCTGGAGAGTATTGAACAGGCAGCCGGTACCCTCCGGAACAACTATCCCGGGTTAACACTTTTAATTAACAATGCAGGTATGCCGGGCGCTTTCTCCAGCTCGTTCAGCAATACTCAGGAAGAGCATTTACGGGAGGCCTTTGAAGTGAACTTCTTCGGAACCTTCCGCTTGAATCAGCGTCTTCTCCCATTAATTACAGAAAATGATGGAACGATTGTGAACGTCTCCACCGATATGGCGTCACTGCACTTTATGCAGAATGCGGAATACGCACTGAATGCGTTCGACTACAATTCCTCCAAAACGGCAAACAATGCGATGACGGTAGCCATGGCCATAGAATTAAAAAACAGCAAAGCTCAGGTATTCGCCGTAACTCCCGGGTTTACGAAGACTGACTTAAACGGCAATGCTGAAGGTGGAAAATCCAAAGAAGCCGGGGCGGCCATTATTGTAGGCTATGCCACGGACGGCAAACGTCACAACGGTGAGTTTTTGGATATTAACGGGGTTTACGCGTGGTAA